In Clostridium sporogenes, one genomic interval encodes:
- a CDS encoding aspartyl-phosphate phosphatase Spo0E family protein, whose product MSKEQLLLEKIEEARTLMNQLISERSQLIDEDLVLLSQQLDTLLNEYNKFLSQNH is encoded by the coding sequence ATGTCAAAAGAGCAGTTATTATTAGAGAAAATAGAAGAAGCTAGAACCTTAATGAACCAGCTAATAAGTGAAAGATCGCAGCTTATTGATGAGGATCTTGTACTATTAAGTCAACAATTAGACACATTACTTAATGAGTACAACAAATTCTTAAGCCAGAATCACTAA
- a CDS encoding sulfide/dihydroorotate dehydrogenase-like FAD/NAD-binding protein: protein MEYEIKDCIDAGSEYCPCHLAETGDCILCSQLSGKKFCDCINWKGVCIYQEFIWNGKKAKEERETYLGKIIGKDNIEDKTIVLTIALSHKLCQQLVYPGSFVFLRNKNDFGFYDAPISIMDVDTEENFIKVAIEIRGVKTKTIASLNKNDDILVRGPFWNGVLGLKNVYRTKNGTSLLISRGIGQAPLVPVMKKLHSNGNKIIAIIDNSGYENILIKDYLELYNAEVIELNTLKAGELTEELKNTLRNILDKEDINIIHCSAQDIIIYKLVEFLEGKVLISSSNNAKMCCGEGVCGTCTVRYKGHIVKRLCKVQTDPKYVFRERRLI, encoded by the coding sequence ATGGAGTACGAAATAAAAGATTGTATAGATGCTGGTAGTGAATACTGCCCTTGCCATTTAGCTGAAACAGGAGATTGTATATTATGTTCTCAGTTATCCGGCAAAAAATTTTGTGATTGTATAAATTGGAAGGGTGTTTGTATATATCAAGAATTTATTTGGAACGGAAAAAAAGCTAAAGAAGAAAGAGAAACCTACTTAGGTAAAATTATAGGAAAAGATAACATAGAAGATAAAACTATAGTGTTAACTATAGCATTAAGTCATAAATTATGCCAACAGTTAGTTTATCCAGGTAGTTTTGTATTTTTAAGAAACAAAAATGATTTTGGTTTTTACGATGCTCCTATTTCTATTATGGATGTGGATACAGAAGAAAACTTTATCAAAGTTGCTATTGAAATTAGGGGTGTAAAAACTAAAACTATAGCTAGCTTAAATAAAAATGATGATATTTTGGTGAGAGGTCCTTTCTGGAATGGAGTTTTGGGTCTTAAAAATGTTTATAGAACAAAAAATGGAACTAGCCTTTTAATATCAAGGGGTATCGGTCAAGCCCCTTTAGTACCTGTTATGAAAAAATTGCACTCTAATGGAAATAAAATAATAGCTATAATAGATAATTCTGGTTATGAAAATATATTGATAAAGGACTATTTAGAATTATATAATGCAGAAGTTATAGAATTAAATACTTTAAAGGCTGGTGAGCTTACAGAGGAATTAAAGAATACATTAAGAAATATCCTAGATAAAGAAGACATTAATATAATTCACTGCTCTGCTCAGGATATTATAATATATAAACTTGTAGAGTTTTTAGAAGGGAAAGTTCTAATATCTAGTTCTAATAATGCAAAAATGTGTTGTGGTGAAGGTGTTTGTGGTACTTGTACTGTAAGATATAAGGGACATATAGTTAAAAGATTATGTAAAGTACAAACAGATCCTAAATATGTATTTAGAGAAAGAAGACTTATTTAA
- a CDS encoding DUF1064 domain-containing protein, whose translation MDVKGRCTQQGEMRRKMFDYKYPELKITWIVRSLKYDIDGWIGYDK comes from the coding sequence ATAGATGTTAAGGGTAGGTGTACGCAACAAGGAGAAATGAGAAGGAAAATGTTTGATTATAAGTATCCAGAATTAAAAATAACATGGATAGTTCGTAGTTTAAAGTATGATATAGATGGTTGGATAGGGTATGATAAATGA
- a CDS encoding pentapeptide repeat-containing protein, translating into MRKLSQEEFKETLKNRKPRERLVLKEIELFDMDFTSWNLSNIDFSLSAFHRVKFDEANLEYSSVFNALFDECTVRKANFRHANLECAVLRYADMTGCNIEGANLYGAVLEYAKLDGIIFDKDTKWFHLRCPEKGAFLAYKKCFNDRLVQLLIPADAKRTSATLPSCRCNKAKVLTIKSFDYKESYMEAWSLVDENFVYRVGEWVEVKDFNEDRWMDSTRGIHFWMTREEAKNY; encoded by the coding sequence ATGCGCAAATTATCACAAGAGGAATTTAAAGAGACATTAAAGAATAGGAAACCAAGAGAAAGACTTGTTTTAAAAGAGATAGAACTTTTTGATATGGATTTTACAAGCTGGAATTTATCTAATATTGATTTCTCTTTGAGCGCATTCCATCGAGTTAAGTTTGATGAAGCAAATCTAGAGTACAGCAGTGTTTTTAATGCATTGTTTGATGAATGTACTGTACGTAAGGCGAATTTTAGACATGCAAATTTAGAATGTGCAGTGCTTCGATATGCAGATATGACTGGCTGTAACATTGAAGGTGCAAATTTATATGGTGCAGTGTTAGAGTATGCTAAATTGGATGGTATTATTTTCGATAAGGATACAAAATGGTTTCATTTACGCTGTCCAGAGAAAGGAGCCTTCCTTGCATATAAGAAGTGTTTTAATGATCGTTTAGTACAACTTCTAATACCTGCAGATGCAAAGCGCACTTCGGCTACGTTACCTTCTTGTCGCTGCAATAAGGCAAAAGTTCTTACAATTAAAAGTTTCGACTATAAAGAAAGTTATATGGAAGCTTGGTCTTTAGTAGATGAGAACTTTGTTTATCGTGTAGGTGAATGGGTAGAAGTAAAAGATTTTAATGAGGATCGATGGATGGACTCTACTAGGGGTATTCATTTTTGGATGACAAGAGAAGAAGCAAAGAACTATTAA
- a CDS encoding FAD-binding oxidoreductase, translating into MYHCKEPKLTGRIITPKDPQYNSDRQDFNTFFNKFPLVIVYAQETQDVSNAVRWARYWNVPIRIRSGGHSYEAFSVLDAGIVIDVSEMTQTDIEYRCGTATVQTGIRNFALYQTLGSEGLVVPSGVCPTPGIGGVTLGGGHSILSRPWGLTLDHLLELEMVDANGNVLHASADHNADLFWASRGGGGGNFGICTSFRFRTHHIDTVGFAEISWDLKDLKPVLRTWQEYTTPDADERLTPTLFIASEEQTSLLMQGVFLGSAKELRQLLQPLLRAGSPQKVTIEDVPWLEAAELTAAPQPGTPLPFKSVGPYLYHLLPNQGIATTECFINEAPPNSTVSVFLHGLGGAVARVPSWATAYIYRRALSNMSLFATWSKPEGAAACIRWVEDFRQAMLPFTRGVYVNTPDLSIKDWPSAYYGSHFHRLTRVKDKYDPENVFTFPQSIPPAHHLY; encoded by the coding sequence ATGTATCACTGTAAGGAACCCAAACTTACGGGACGTATCATTACACCTAAAGATCCTCAATATAACTCAGATCGTCAAGATTTTAATACCTTTTTTAATAAATTTCCATTAGTCATTGTCTATGCTCAAGAAACACAGGACGTAAGCAATGCCGTGCGATGGGCACGTTATTGGAACGTACCCATCCGTATACGCTCCGGTGGACACAGCTACGAGGCTTTCTCAGTCCTTGATGCTGGCATCGTAATCGACGTTAGTGAAATGACCCAAACCGATATAGAATACAGGTGTGGTACTGCTACCGTGCAGACTGGTATAAGGAACTTTGCTTTATACCAGACGCTTGGATCTGAAGGTTTAGTTGTACCAAGTGGTGTCTGTCCGACTCCTGGCATCGGTGGCGTAACCCTAGGCGGTGGCCACAGTATTTTATCTAGACCATGGGGACTAACTCTCGACCATCTGCTTGAATTAGAGATGGTTGATGCCAATGGTAACGTGCTCCATGCCAGTGCTGACCACAACGCTGATCTGTTCTGGGCCTCACGTGGTGGTGGAGGTGGTAACTTCGGTATCTGTACTTCCTTCCGTTTTCGCACACACCATATTGACACGGTAGGATTTGCAGAAATCAGCTGGGATCTAAAAGATCTGAAACCGGTATTACGAACCTGGCAGGAATATACCACTCCCGATGCAGATGAACGGCTTACACCAACTCTGTTTATAGCTTCAGAAGAGCAGACTTCGCTGCTAATGCAAGGAGTTTTCCTCGGTTCAGCTAAAGAGCTGCGTCAATTACTTCAACCATTGCTTAGAGCTGGTTCGCCACAGAAAGTGACCATTGAAGACGTTCCTTGGCTTGAAGCTGCAGAGCTAACTGCTGCCCCACAACCAGGAACACCATTGCCTTTTAAGAGTGTTGGGCCATACCTTTATCATCTACTGCCAAACCAGGGAATCGCTACAACTGAATGTTTCATCAACGAGGCACCACCCAATTCCACAGTTTCCGTATTTTTGCATGGTCTAGGTGGAGCAGTGGCTAGGGTACCGAGTTGGGCTACAGCTTATATTTATCGACGAGCCCTTTCGAACATGTCACTTTTTGCTACCTGGAGCAAGCCTGAGGGAGCTGCAGCTTGTATACGCTGGGTTGAGGACTTCCGCCAAGCAATGCTACCATTTACTAGAGGTGTTTACGTCAATACCCCGGATCTCTCAATCAAGGACTGGCCTAGTGCCTACTATGGCAGCCACTTTCATCGATTGACTCGGGTGAAGGATAAATATGACCCAGAGAACGTCTTCACATTCCCGCAGAGCATACCGCCTGCTCACCATCTGTACTAA
- a CDS encoding YmaF family protein: protein MCNCEERQTHVHEFLGSTRLAEIQTEPHNHRFAGVSGQAIRMGNSHVHRITTNTDFFDHFHMINVLSGPAIPVGNGRHVHFVSGVTSVNDGHRHEFIFATLIEAPIFEED, encoded by the coding sequence ATGTGTAATTGTGAAGAAAGACAAACTCACGTTCATGAATTCTTAGGTAGCACTCGATTAGCTGAAATTCAAACTGAACCTCATAACCATCGTTTTGCTGGTGTTAGTGGTCAAGCTATAAGAATGGGTAATAGTCACGTGCACAGAATAACTACAAATACAGATTTCTTCGATCACTTTCACATGATAAATGTTCTTAGTGGCCCTGCAATACCTGTAGGCAATGGTAGACACGTGCACTTTGTATCTGGTGTTACAAGCGTTAATGATGGTCATAGGCATGAATTTATTTTTGCAACACTAATTGAAGCTCCTATATTTGAAGAAGACTAA
- a CDS encoding YmaF family protein, which translates to MCNCEERQTHVHEFLGSTRLAEIQTEPHNHRFAGVSSQAIRSGNSHVHRITTNTDFFDHFHMINVLSGPAIPVGNGRHVHFVSGVTSVNDGHRHEFIFATLIEAPIFEED; encoded by the coding sequence ATGTGTAATTGTGAAGAAAGACAAACTCACGTTCATGAATTCTTAGGTAGCACTCGATTAGCTGAAATTCAAACTGAACCTCATAACCATCGTTTTGCTGGTGTTAGTAGTCAAGCTATAAGAAGCGGTAATAGTCACGTGCACAGAATAACTACAAATACAGATTTCTTCGATCACTTTCACATGATAAATGTTCTTAGTGGCCCTGCAATACCTGTAGGCAATGGTAGACACGTGCACTTTGTATCTGGTGTTACAAGCGTTAATGATGGTCATAGGCATGAATTTATTTTTGCAACACTAATTGAAGCTCCTATATTTGAAGAAGACTAA
- a CDS encoding DUF1599 domain-containing protein has translation MMDKADKHKIICEELNKIYKIKNHDYGDSFGETYKKLGIISAVTRITDKVNRLQSLCTKDALVDESIKDTLMDLANYSIMTLIELEEDE, from the coding sequence ATGATGGATAAAGCCGATAAGCATAAAATTATATGTGAGGAACTTAATAAAATTTATAAAATTAAGAATCATGACTATGGGGACAGTTTTGGAGAAACCTATAAAAAATTAGGAATAATAAGTGCAGTAACTAGAATTACAGATAAAGTTAATAGGTTACAAAGCTTATGTACTAAGGATGCTCTAGTAGATGAATCTATAAAAGATACATTAATGGATTTAGCTAACTACAGCATTATGACTTTAATTGAGTTAGAGGAGGACGAATAA
- a CDS encoding peptide MFS transporter yields the protein MSQKEQKHPIGLSLVNISIALQSYAGYAVSSVLILFFTADISRNGLGLSVPKAASIIGLYQGVNYMGSLVGGYITDKWLGIQKSLSLGSFLTACGYMVLFFAKPNIGSIWLGLIVLIIAGAFFKGQISTLVGSLYGKNELSKKDAAYSIFYMFINIGSFFGPIIAGLISDKWFAKVAADGEIAAYGYKYIFLMCAIVMIIVCALILILSPKWLGDVGKYPVSKTEAKKASSKSEEKVTNKPLTHTEKNRIKAMIVMFLFVIIFWSAWYQTATSFSLLADKLVNRKFGGFTMPVPWLTSVNAIFCVVFSPILANIWVKLGNSKKGDLSVPTKMGLGLILAGASFITLILGISTLGGVIDGSKQMNILFIIVAYFLLTLGELCLSPIGMAMFNKLAPAKYGSLAMGAWYLSFFFSNLISGKLAGFTATMGYTEIFGFIAGVVIVFGIILILLRNGLLKLMALTEFDK from the coding sequence ATGTCACAAAAAGAACAAAAACATCCTATAGGCCTTTCACTGGTAAATATCTCTATAGCCCTCCAAAGCTATGCGGGGTATGCAGTATCATCTGTATTAATATTATTTTTTACAGCTGATATCAGTCGAAATGGCTTAGGATTAAGCGTGCCAAAAGCCGCTTCTATCATTGGCCTATATCAAGGCGTTAACTATATGGGGTCACTTGTTGGGGGTTATATTACTGATAAATGGTTAGGAATTCAGAAATCACTATCATTAGGTTCCTTCCTAACCGCATGTGGATATATGGTACTATTCTTTGCAAAGCCAAATATTGGAAGCATATGGTTAGGACTCATTGTCTTGATTATAGCAGGTGCATTTTTCAAAGGACAAATTAGTACTCTTGTAGGATCACTTTATGGGAAAAATGAATTATCAAAAAAAGACGCTGCCTACAGCATATTCTATATGTTCATAAATATTGGTTCCTTCTTTGGTCCTATAATTGCAGGGTTAATCTCTGATAAATGGTTCGCTAAAGTAGCCGCAGACGGAGAAATTGCAGCCTATGGTTATAAATATATTTTCCTTATGTGCGCTATTGTGATGATAATCGTATGTGCCTTGATTTTGATTTTATCTCCTAAATGGTTGGGAGATGTGGGAAAATACCCAGTATCAAAAACTGAAGCTAAAAAAGCTTCCTCAAAATCCGAAGAAAAAGTTACAAACAAACCTTTAACACATACAGAAAAGAACCGTATTAAAGCTATGATTGTCATGTTTCTATTTGTGATTATATTCTGGTCTGCATGGTACCAAACCGCTACATCTTTCTCTTTGCTTGCGGATAAACTAGTAAACAGAAAATTTGGTGGATTTACAATGCCTGTGCCTTGGCTTACTTCCGTTAATGCAATCTTCTGCGTAGTGTTTTCCCCAATACTAGCAAATATCTGGGTAAAACTTGGAAATAGCAAGAAAGGTGATTTATCAGTTCCTACTAAAATGGGGCTTGGACTAATCTTAGCAGGAGCTTCCTTTATTACCTTGATCTTAGGTATTTCCACACTAGGCGGTGTAATAGATGGAAGTAAACAGATGAATATACTTTTTATCATTGTTGCTTACTTTTTATTAACATTGGGTGAACTTTGCCTATCTCCAATAGGAATGGCTATGTTCAATAAACTAGCTCCTGCTAAATATGGATCATTAGCAATGGGGGCATGGTACTTAAGTTTCTTTTTCTCAAACTTGATTTCAGGAAAGCTTGCAGGATTCACAGCTACCATGGGATATACAGAAATCTTTGGATTCATAGCTGGTGTTGTAATCGTATTTGGTATAATCCTGATTTTATTAAGAAATGGCTTATTAAAATTAATGGCTCTTACTGAATTCGATAAATAA
- a CDS encoding aminopeptidase P family N-terminal domain-containing protein, which yields MKVSERLTKLRTLMTEKNIDMYIVPTADFHQSEYVGEHFKARKYITGFSGSAGTAVITKDHAGLWTDGRYFLQAGNQLKGTTVELFKMGEPGVPTIEEYIMNTLPGKGTLGFDGRVVSMVDGQTYEKILSSKNANINYDCDLINDIWEDRPPLSEEPAFELDIKYTGESTASKLKRVREAMTDAGTNVHVITSLDDVAWILNIRGNDIEFFPLVLSYLIITMNEAHLFINEDKLSDEIKSNLKKNGISFIHPYNEIYEAVKKFNTSDIVLVDSARMNYALYNNIPEDVKKVEKRNPSVLFKAMKNPIEIENIKKAQIKDGVAHTKFMYWLKHNIGKEVITEISASNKLDEFRAEQGGFIRPSFEPISSFGEHAAIVHYAPTPETDIELKEGSLFLTDTGAGFYEGSTDITRTYALGEVPQIMKDHFTLTVNSNLHLAHARFLYGCNGMNLDILARAPFWNRGLNFNHGTGHGVGYLMNIHEAPTGFRWQYRANETHPFEEGMVITDEPGIYIAGSHGVRIENELLVCKGEKNEYGQFMYFEPISYVPIDLDAINPDLMTTEEKTWLNEYHEIVYNTISPYLTQEEKDWLKEYTKKIS from the coding sequence ATGAAAGTATCTGAAAGACTTACAAAATTAAGGACCTTGATGACTGAAAAAAATATTGATATGTATATCGTACCTACTGCTGATTTCCATCAAAGCGAATATGTAGGTGAACATTTCAAAGCCAGAAAATATATAACTGGGTTCTCTGGTTCTGCAGGAACTGCTGTTATAACAAAAGATCATGCAGGATTATGGACAGACGGAAGATATTTTCTACAGGCTGGAAACCAATTAAAAGGAACCACTGTAGAATTATTTAAAATGGGGGAACCTGGAGTTCCAACTATAGAAGAATATATCATGAACACACTTCCTGGTAAAGGCACTCTTGGATTTGATGGTCGTGTTGTTTCTATGGTAGATGGCCAAACTTATGAAAAAATATTGTCAAGTAAAAATGCTAACATCAACTACGATTGTGATTTAATTAATGATATATGGGAAGATCGCCCACCACTTTCTGAGGAACCAGCATTTGAACTTGATATAAAATACACCGGGGAATCTACTGCTTCTAAATTAAAACGTGTTAGAGAAGCAATGACAGATGCAGGTACAAATGTACATGTTATTACATCTCTAGATGATGTTGCGTGGATTCTTAATATCCGTGGAAACGATATCGAGTTTTTCCCACTAGTTTTGAGCTACCTTATCATTACAATGAATGAAGCTCATCTATTCATAAATGAAGACAAATTAAGTGATGAAATCAAATCAAATCTTAAGAAAAATGGTATATCATTTATACATCCATATAATGAAATATACGAAGCAGTAAAAAAATTTAACACTTCTGACATTGTTTTAGTTGATTCAGCTAGAATGAATTATGCATTATATAACAATATTCCTGAAGACGTTAAAAAAGTAGAAAAACGAAATCCATCTGTTCTATTTAAAGCTATGAAAAACCCAATTGAAATTGAAAATATTAAAAAGGCTCAAATAAAAGATGGAGTAGCTCATACTAAATTTATGTACTGGCTTAAACATAATATAGGCAAAGAAGTCATCACAGAAATAAGCGCTTCTAATAAACTAGATGAATTCCGCGCAGAACAGGGAGGATTTATTCGCCCAAGTTTTGAACCTATTTCTTCATTTGGTGAGCACGCTGCCATAGTACACTATGCTCCAACTCCTGAAACAGATATAGAACTAAAAGAAGGTTCTTTATTCTTAACAGATACAGGTGCTGGTTTTTATGAAGGTTCTACAGATATTACAAGAACTTATGCATTAGGAGAAGTACCACAGATAATGAAAGATCACTTTACTCTAACTGTTAATAGTAATCTTCACCTTGCCCATGCAAGATTCCTTTATGGTTGTAATGGTATGAATTTGGATATACTTGCACGTGCTCCATTCTGGAATAGAGGCTTAAACTTTAACCATGGTACAGGCCACGGTGTTGGATATTTAATGAACATCCATGAAGCACCAACTGGATTTAGATGGCAATACCGTGCAAACGAAACTCATCCTTTTGAAGAAGGAATGGTTATCACTGATGAACCTGGTATCTATATCGCAGGCTCACACGGTGTCCGCATTGAAAATGAACTTCTTGTATGTAAGGGAGAAAAGAATGAATACGGACAATTTATGTACTTTGAGCCAATTAGTTATGTGCCTATAGATTTAGATGCAATAAATCCTGACCTTATGACTACAGAAGAAAAAACATGGTTAAATGAATACCACGAAATCGTATACAATACAATTTCACCATACCTAACTCAAGAGGAAAAAGATTGGTTAAAAGAATACACTAAAAAAATTTCATAA
- a CDS encoding DUF3862 domain-containing protein, with protein sequence MLEKKEEPFYKKIWFWIIAIVIICGVASYGGNKKTNITDTKTSAKTEVKKDDNRKVTYEKFCKIEIGSTYEEVKSILGEYKESKESEIDGIKVVIYTWYNDDNSNMDVIVKNNKVIGKSQAGLSMGKADVNLIKYTKIKKEMDYSKVKEILGDGKLMSISEINGSTKSIYLWANPNGSNMNITFENGKVTSKNRLGLN encoded by the coding sequence ATGTTAGAAAAAAAAGAGGAACCATTTTATAAAAAGATTTGGTTCTGGATTATTGCTATAGTAATTATATGTGGAGTAGCTAGCTATGGTGGTAATAAAAAAACAAATATTACAGATACCAAAACTTCTGCTAAAACAGAAGTTAAAAAGGATGACAATAGAAAAGTGACCTATGAAAAGTTTTGTAAAATAGAAATAGGTTCAACTTATGAGGAAGTAAAGAGCATTTTAGGCGAATATAAAGAATCAAAAGAATCTGAAATAGATGGTATAAAAGTAGTTATATATACGTGGTACAATGATGATAATAGTAACATGGATGTTATTGTTAAAAATAATAAAGTCATAGGAAAATCCCAAGCTGGTCTTTCAATGGGAAAAGCAGATGTAAATTTAATAAAATATACAAAAATTAAAAAGGAAATGGATTATAGTAAAGTTAAAGAAATATTAGGTGATGGCAAATTAATGTCTATATCTGAAATTAATGGAAGTACTAAATCAATATATTTATGGGCTAATCCTAATGGAAGCAATATGAATATAACATTTGAAAATGGAAAAGTAACTTCAAAAAATCGGCTTGGATTGAATTAA
- a CDS encoding MarR family winged helix-turn-helix transcriptional regulator, with amino-acid sequence MMELENKIKIINEEWTDIYYLLHYIDKENLTHQAIRLLQYIDKNKETTIGDIAKHINTSSNTASEHIKRLIKKGFVTKQRSEVDERKVIVKITEEGKYTLHRHTKLDKGKLEKVLRSLSDSELEIIQKGFLILSEGAKKCLP; translated from the coding sequence ATGATGGAACTTGAAAATAAGATTAAAATAATTAATGAAGAATGGACAGATATTTACTATTTACTACATTATATAGATAAAGAAAACTTAACTCATCAAGCAATTCGATTGTTACAATATATTGATAAGAACAAAGAAACAACCATTGGAGATATAGCAAAGCATATAAATACATCTTCAAATACAGCTTCGGAGCACATTAAAAGATTAATAAAAAAAGGTTTTGTTACTAAGCAAAGAAGTGAAGTAGATGAAAGAAAGGTTATAGTGAAAATAACTGAAGAAGGTAAATATACCTTACATCGCCATACAAAGTTGGATAAAGGCAAACTAGAGAAAGTTCTTAGATCTCTTAGTGATTCAGAATTAGAAATAATACAGAAGGGTTTTTTAATATTAAGTGAGGGGGCAAAAAAATGTTTACCGTAG
- a CDS encoding DUF3147 family protein: protein MFTVVKVFISAIIIGVVTEIARKSPTYGGIIAALPIVSLLSLIWIYIQGEQTQNLSKFVFGVLKGFPATAMLLLIIGLSLRANRSLVLSIFLGVCGLGVFLAIQNFVFN, encoded by the coding sequence ATGTTTACCGTAGTAAAAGTTTTTATATCAGCTATAATAATTGGAGTAGTGACGGAAATAGCAAGAAAATCTCCAACCTATGGAGGGATTATTGCTGCATTACCCATAGTTAGTTTATTAAGTTTAATTTGGATCTACATACAAGGTGAACAAACACAAAATCTTAGTAAATTCGTATTTGGTGTTTTAAAAGGCTTTCCAGCAACCGCAATGTTGTTATTGATTATAGGGTTGTCATTAAGGGCTAATAGATCATTAGTGTTATCAATTTTTTTAGGCGTTTGTGGCTTGGGAGTTTTTTTGGCCATCCAAAATTTTGTGTTTAATTAA
- a CDS encoding biotin transporter BioY, with protein MRQSKTLAMSRCALFTALVAISAYIQIPVPFMDYFTLQFFFVLLTGMILGEKQGAISVGLYVLIGLLGVPVFAAGGGIGYIFKPSFGYLLGFIMTAYAVGYTVKKINASTFGAYLLSAFVGFIITYAIGLTYKFLILNLYLRTPTSFMIIFLSCFPLDMPGDIFLCIMSALFANKINPILRRERNE; from the coding sequence ATGAGACAATCTAAAACATTGGCAATGTCAAGGTGTGCTTTGTTTACAGCTTTAGTGGCAATTAGTGCATATATTCAAATACCAGTACCCTTTATGGATTATTTCACATTACAATTTTTCTTTGTACTTTTGACAGGTATGATTTTAGGAGAAAAGCAGGGAGCAATTTCAGTTGGACTTTATGTTCTGATAGGACTTTTAGGAGTGCCTGTTTTTGCAGCAGGTGGTGGAATAGGATATATATTTAAGCCAAGCTTTGGATATTTGCTAGGTTTTATAATGACTGCTTATGCTGTTGGATATACGGTTAAAAAAATAAATGCAAGTACATTTGGAGCATATTTATTATCAGCTTTTGTGGGATTTATAATAACTTATGCTATTGGATTAACATATAAATTTTTAATACTGAACTTATACTTAAGAACTCCAACGAGTTTTATGATTATTTTTTTATCTTGTTTTCCATTGGACATGCCTGGCGATATATTTTTGTGTATAATGAGTGCATTATTTGCCAATAAAATTAACCCAATTTTAAGAAGAGAGAGAAATGAGTAA
- the bioB gene encoding biotin synthase BioB — protein MSNIIKYKKKVLNGDLLTKEEVEELLQEDTIDLAVTANEIRKFLCGNKFDLCTIINGKSGRCQENCKYCAQSAHFNTDIMEYNILHSHKIINSAISNYNKGVHRFSVVTSGRTLNNNEVDTLCKTYSKLKETCSIGLCASHGLLKYEDLKRLKDSGVMRYHNNLETSRKFFAKICSTHTYDDKIETIKNAKKAGLEICSGGIIGLGETMEDRIDIAFTLRELSVDSVPVNVLNPIKGTPLENQEILSYEEVIKTLAIFRFILPTVQIRLAGGRALLGDKGKKALMSGVNGAISGDMLTTLRIETSEDIKMIKNLGFEV, from the coding sequence ATGAGTAACATAATTAAATATAAGAAAAAAGTTTTAAATGGAGATTTACTAACAAAGGAAGAAGTAGAAGAGCTTTTACAGGAAGATACTATAGATCTTGCAGTAACAGCTAATGAAATTAGAAAATTTCTATGTGGAAATAAATTTGACCTATGTACAATTATAAATGGAAAGAGTGGAAGGTGCCAAGAAAACTGTAAATACTGTGCTCAATCTGCTCATTTTAACACAGATATAATGGAGTATAACATCTTACATAGCCATAAAATTATAAATAGTGCAATATCAAATTATAATAAAGGAGTACATCGGTTTTCAGTAGTAACATCAGGCCGTACACTAAATAATAATGAAGTAGATACCTTGTGTAAAACCTATTCAAAATTAAAGGAAACATGTTCTATTGGACTATGTGCATCTCATGGATTATTAAAATATGAAGATTTAAAGCGGTTAAAAGATTCTGGAGTAATGCGTTATCACAATAATTTAGAAACTTCAAGAAAATTTTTTGCAAAGATATGCAGCACACACACATATGATGATAAAATTGAAACTATAAAAAATGCAAAGAAAGCTGGCCTTGAGATATGTAGCGGTGGAATTATTGGTCTTGGAGAAACTATGGAAGATAGAATTGATATTGCATTTACCCTAAGGGAACTTTCAGTTGATAGTGTTCCAGTTAATGTTCTTAATCCTATTAAAGGAACACCACTTGAAAATCAAGAGATTTTATCCTATGAGGAAGTAATTAAAACTCTAGCAATTTTTCGTTTTATTTTACCAACAGTACAAATAAGGTTAGCTGGAGGGCGTGCTCTTCTAGGAGATAAAGGGAAAAAGGCTTTAATGAGTGGAGTAAATGGAGCAATTTCTGGAGATATGCTAACTACTTTGAGAATTGAAACCTCTGAGGACATTAAAATGATAAAGAATTTAGGATTTGAGGTATAG